Proteins from a genomic interval of Neoarius graeffei isolate fNeoGra1 chromosome 24, fNeoGra1.pri, whole genome shotgun sequence:
- the LOC132872544 gene encoding uncharacterized protein LOC132872544, translating into MELNIKVLSGETRTIFVNPNDTIGKLKEQIARLFKARPSRLKLSITNGQILQLDHDQKTVSDYGLSSGCTVMLLISTTPMPFQVFVKNEKGQTKTYDITDDETVDQLMAKIRQKEGTPVDQQRLIYSGQQLDSGKKLEYYNIVSGSTIHMTLRLRGG; encoded by the coding sequence ATGGAGCTGAACATTAAAGTCCTGAGTGGAGAAACGCGGACCATCTTTGTGAATCCAAATGACACTATTGGCAAACTCAAGGAACAAATTGCCCGACTCTTTAAAGCAAGACCTTCACGGCTGAAGCTTTCCATCACCAATGGACAAATCTTGCAGCTAGACCATGATCAGAAGACGGTGAGCGATTACGGGCTGAGTTCAGGATGCACTGTGATGCTCCTGATCTCCACGACCCCCATGCCCTTTCAAGTGTTCGTGAAGAACGAGAAGGGACAGACAAAAACATACGACATCACTGACGATGAGACtgttgatcagttgatggcaaagATCCGCCAGAAAGAAGGAACACCAGTAGACCAGCAGCGGCTGATCTACAGTGGCCAACAGCTCGACTCTGGCAAGAAGCTGGAGTATTACAACATTGTTTCTGGAAGCACCATTCACATGACCCTCCGTCTACGTGGAGGCTGA
- the LOC132872545 gene encoding uncharacterized protein LOC132872545, with protein sequence MELSIKVLSGETRTIFVNPNDTIGKLKEQIARLFKARPSRLKLSITNGQILQLDHDQKTVSDYGLSSGCTVMLLISTTPVPFQVFVKNEKGQTKTYDITDDETVDQLMAKIRQKEGTPVDQQRLIYSGRQLDSGKKLEYYNIVSGSTIHMTLRLRGG encoded by the coding sequence ATGGAGCTCAGCATTAAAGTCCTGAGTGGAGAAACGCGGACCATCTTTGTGAATCCAAATGACACTATTGGCAAACTCAAGGAACAAATTGCCCGACTCTTTAAAGCAAGACCTTCACGGCTGAAGCTTTCCATCACCAATGGACAAATCTTGCAGCTAGACCATGATCAGAAGACGGTGAGCGATTACGGGCTTAGTTCAGGATGCACCGTGATGCTGCTGATCTCCACGACCCCCGTGCCCTTTCAGGTGTTCGTGAAGAACGAGAAGGGACAGACAAAAACATACGACATCACTGACGATGAGACtgttgatcagttgatggcaaagATCCGCCAGAAAGAAGGAACACCAGTAGACCAGCAGCGGCTGATCTACAGCGGCCGACAGCTCGACTCTGGCAAGAAGCTGGAGTATTACAACATTGTTTCTGGAAGCACCATTCACATGACCCTCCGTCTACGTGGAGGCTGA
- the LOC132872809 gene encoding uncharacterized protein LOC132872809, translating to MELSIKVLSGETRTIFVNPNDTIGKLKEQIAQLFKARPSRLKLSITNGQILQLDHDQKTVSDYGLSSGCTVMLLISTTPVPFQVFVKNEKGQTKTYDITDDETVDQLMAKIRQKEGTPVDQQRLIYSGRQLDSGKKLEYYNIVSGSTIHMTPRLRGG from the coding sequence ATGGAGCTCAGCATTAAAGTCCTGAGTGGAGAAACGCGGACCATCTTTGTGAATCCAAATGACACTATTGGCAAACTCAAGGAACAAATTGCCCAACTCTTTAAAGCAAGACCTTCACGGCTGAAGCTTTCCATCACCAATGGACAAATCTTGCAGCTAGACCATGATCAGAAGACGGTGAGCGATTACGGGCTTAGTTCAGGATGCACTGTGATGCTGCTGATCTCCACGACCCCCGTGCCCTTTCAGGTGTTCGTGAAGAACGAGAAGGGACAGACAAAAACATACGACATCACTGACGATGAGACtgttgatcagttgatggcaaagATCCGCCAGAAAGAAGGAACACCAGTAGACCAGCAGCGGCTGATCTACAGCGGCCGACAGCTCGACTCTGGCAAGAAGCTGGAGTATTACAACATTGTTTCTGGAAGCACCATTCACATGACACCCCGTCTACGTGGAGGCTGA